Within Rhodopirellula islandica, the genomic segment TCAAACAACGAACGCCTTGGTGAGCCCGCTCACCAAGGCGTTTTTGTTTTGTCTGGCCACGATTGCCTCATACTCAACTGTCGCGTCGCAAATCCGAGCGTGGCGGTGAACGCAGATCAGCGAAGTACTTCTTCCAGGCTGATTTGTCGTAGCCGAAGTCGACGTCGGGTGCGATCGACCGAAGCAACTGCAAGACTTCCGCGTGACGGTGTGGCGTTTTGATGACCACCTGCTTGCTGCCTTGAGAGAACCCGCCACCTCCCTGGTTGTCGAAACCGGCTCGCGAACCGCCACCAACCTGCTGCGTTCGCTCTTCGATCGTGATCAAGGCGTCGATGTAGGCAAACGCGGCTTCCGAATTGGGAAAGAACGAGAGTGCACGAGCGGCCGCTTTGACCTGCTGCGGGTTGTTGCTCTTCAACCACGGCATGTAAGTCGCTACCGCTGAACTGGTCTCATTGGATTGCAACCAACGCAAGGCTTCTTCGCGAATCACATCGTCCGGTTCCAGCAACCCTGTTTGGACAATCGCCTCCACCGCCACGCCGGTTCGAAGCTCCATCAATTTCCGCAGCCACACCATCCGCACGGGACGCAAGCTCGAGCCCCGTTTCTGCGAATCGATCAGCTCCTTCGCGATCGCTTGTGACGCCAATGGATCCTCAATCGCGTTCAACTCGGCCATCGCTTCGGCATCGCCATTTTTGATCTTTGAAAACTGTTGCTTGATCGTCTTGATCCAACGCTTGGCGGTTTTGTCGTTCTGATCGGCGGCCTTTCGCCAAGCCAGGACCTCGGGCAGAACCCATTGTCCCCGGCGGTCTTTCACCAAACCTTGGTTGCGT encodes:
- a CDS encoding HEAT repeat domain-containing protein, whose protein sequence is MLLSTGGQLTGKVREVEGKKTPYVLVQVDPELSVAIAKANSRMIVGEEKLSEYRRHVAEAGQDGQAHYELATWCKQNNLLQQRQYHLMRTIDLLPDHPNARAALGYTQRDGKWILTEVWRRNQGLVKDRRGQWVLPEVLAWRKAADQNDKTAKRWIKTIKQQFSKIKNGDAEAMAELNAIEDPLASQAIAKELIDSQKRGSSLRPVRMVWLRKLMELRTGVAVEAIVQTGLLEPDDVIREEALRWLQSNETSSAVATYMPWLKSNNPQQVKAAARALSFFPNSEAAFAYIDALITIEERTQQVGGGSRAGFDNQGGGGFSQGSKQVVIKTPHRHAEVLQLLRSIAPDVDFGYDKSAWKKYFADLRSPPRSDLRRDS